The following coding sequences lie in one Pelecanus crispus isolate bPelCri1 chromosome 9, bPelCri1.pri, whole genome shotgun sequence genomic window:
- the GPR17 gene encoding uracil nucleotide/cysteinyl leukotriene receptor, which translates to MNDPADTSSLLFNCSNPSNFSLEVSEQCGKETHLENILFATFYFLDFILAFVGNALALWLFIRDQKSGTPANIFLMHLAVADLSFVLVLPTRLVYHFSGNHWPFGEIPCRLTGFLFYLNMYASIYFLMCISVDRFLAIVHPVKSIKLRRSLYAHLACAFLWVIVGVAMAPLLLSVQTVKMKNTTVCLQLYREKASRHALVSLAVAFTFPFVTTVTCYLLIIRSLKSGNRVEKHLKEKAIKMIIMVLMIFLICFVPYHVNRYIYILHYNGTKTSCETQRILALSNRITSCLTSLNGAFDPVMYFFVAEKFREALCNLFCVKKTVMLPQTYEGKTNESSLSAKSEL; encoded by the coding sequence ATGAATGACCCAGCAGATACCTCAAGCCTACTCTTCAATTGCTCAAATCCATCAAATTTCTCTTTGGAAGTGTCAGAGCAATGTGGTAAAGAGACGCACCTCGAGAACATCCTTTTTGCCACTTTCTACTTCCTGGACTTCATCCTAGCTTTTGTTGGCAATGCCCTGGCTCTTTGGCTCTTCATCCGGGACCAAAAGTCAGGCACACCTGCCAACATTTTCCTGATGCATCTTGCTGTGGCTGACCTGTCCTTTGTGCTGGTACTTCCCACCCGGCTGGTGTACCATTTTTCTGGTAATCATTGGCCGTTTGGTGAAATCCCATGCAGACTCACTGGCTTCCTTTTTTACCTCAACATGTACGCTAGCATCTATTTCCTCATGTGTATCAGTGTTGACCGTTTCCTAGCCATTGTGCACCCTGTGAAGTCCATCAAGCTCCGCAGGTCCCTTTATGCCCATTTGGCATGTGCCTTTCTATGGGTTATAGTTGGGGTTGCAATGGCACCTCTGCTGCTCAGCGTGCAGACAGTCAAGATGAAAAACACAActgtctgcctgcagctctACAGAGAAAAGGCATCACGTCATGCCCTTGTGTCCTTAGCAGTGGCATTCACCTTCCCATTTGTTACTACAGTGACTTGCTACTTATTAATCATCCGAAGCCTAAAGAGTGGAAACAGAGTAGAGAAACACCTGAAGGAAAAAGCTATCAAAATGATCATCATGGTCCTGATGAtctttctcatttgctttgtaCCTTATCATGTCAATCGCTACATTTATATTCTCCATTACAATGGGACCAAAACCTCCTGTGAAACACAGCGTATTCTAGCCCTCAGTAACCGCATCACTTCCTGCCTCACAAGTCTAAATGGTGCCTTTGACCCTgtcatgtatttttttgtagCTGAGAAATTCCGTGAGGCTTTGTGCAATCTGTTTTGTGTTAAAAAGACTGTAATGTTGCCTCAAACATACGAGGGCAAGACAAATGAAAGCTCACTGAGTGCTAAATCTGAACTGTGA